CGGGATGAAAAGCCAGTCCCAACAGTCCCTGTTCGCCCTCGACGGGCGTCATGCGGTCGCTGACGTCGAGGAACGGTTCGCCCTGTGCGTTCGATGCGACCGTGTACATCCCCCCGGTGCGTTCGAGCACGAACCGGCGGTCGCCGCCGGGCTCTGGAGCGAAGTCGATGGGCTGTTCGAACCCGTCGGCGACGGTGTCGAGACCGACCGTCGGCCCGCGCGGGACGGGCGACCGTTGCTGGAAGGAACTCGCGCGCGCACGACCGCCGGCGAGCGTGAGGGCGGCCGTGCCCGCCGTGAGACCGAGAAAGCGGCGGCGTGACGCCGACGTGGGGGCTTGGTCGGGTGTGTACTCGTCCATCGTCAGTTGTCGTCCGTGAGGAGTGCCCGCGCGGCTAAAGTCCTGCCGACAGGCCGCCACGTCGACGCGCCGCGGTGGGTCGTTCTCGACCGTCCGATGGGCTTCGGTAGCGTTTTGAGCGCGCTACCATTCGATACGGACATGACTACGGAGCCGATCACCGCACGCCTCGCAGAGCCCGAGAGCGCGCGCGAGTCCGGCCGTCAGAAGATCGACTGGGCGCGCCAACACATGCCGATCTGCGCCGCGCTGCGCGAGGAGTTCGAGGAGACGCAGCCACTCGACGGCGAGCGACTCGGCATGGCGATGCACGTCGAGGCCACGACCGCGGTCCTCACCGAGACGCTCGCGGCCGCCGGTGCCGAGGTCGCCATCACGGGCTGCAACCCGCTCTCGACGCACGACGACGTGAGCGCGGCGCTCGACGCACAGGAGGGAATCACTTCCTACGCCGAGCGCGGCGTCGCGGACGACGACTACTACGCGGCCATCGAGGCCGTCATTTCCCACGAACCGACCATCACCGTCGACGACGGGATGGACATGGTCGCGGCCATCCACGACGACCATCCCGAACTGATCGACTCGATTCTGGGTGGCTGCGAGGAGACCACCACGGGGGTCCACCGCCTGCGCGCGATGGACGACGACGACGCGCTCGACTATCCCGTCTTCGCGGTCAACGACACGCCGATGAAGCGGCTGTTCGACAACGTGCATGGCACGGGCGAGTCCTCGCTCGCGGCCATCGCCATGACGACGAACCTCTCGTGGGCGGGCAAGACGGTCGTCGTCGCCGGCTACGGCTTCTGTGGTCGGGGCGTGGCGAAGAAGGCCGCCGGCCAGAACGCGAACGTGGTGGTCACGGAGGTCGACCCGCGGCGGGCGCTCGAAGCCCACATGGAGGGCTACGAGGTGCTTCCCATGGAAGAGGCCGCCGCCGAGGGCGACGTGTTCATCACGACCACTGGGAATCGTGACGTGCTCACGGGCGAGCACTTCGAGCGGATGAACGACGGCGCGCTGCTGGCGAACGCGGGCCACTTCGACATCGAGATCGACCTCGACGCGCTCTCTGAACTGGCCGACACAAGTCGTGAAGCGCGCCCCGGCGTGCGCGAGTACGAACTCAGTGATGGCAGACGTCTGAACGTGCTCGCGGAGGGTCGGTTGGTCAACCTCGCCGCTCCTGTGGCGCTCGGCCACCCGGTCGAGGTGATGGACCAATCGTTCGGCGTACAGGCCGTCTGCGTACGCGAACTCACGAACGAAGAGTATTCAGCAGGCGTTCACGACGTGCCCGACGAGTTGGATCGGGAGGTCGCCGAGATCAAACTCGACGCCGAGGATCTCGCCATCGACGAACTGTCGAGCGTGCAGACCGAGTACATGGGTAGCTGGGATCACGGGACGTAGCCATGTCACACGCCAAGGGCGACCGGCGCGAACGCGAACTCGTCAATCGCCTCGACGCGGCCGGGTTCGCGGTGATGCGTGCACCGGCAAGCGGCAGCGCCACCGAGCGCGAACTGCCCGACGCGCTCGCCGGCGACGGCGAGACGTTCTACGCCATCGAGGCGAAATCCTCCTCGGGGAACCCCATCTACCTCACGGGCGAGGAGGTCGAGGCGCTGGTCTTCTTCGCGCGGAACTTCGGCGCGAAACCCCGGATCGGCGTGCGATTCGACCGCGAGGACTGGTATTTCTTCCACCCGAGCGACCTCCACGTGACCGACGGCGGCAACTATCGCGTGAAAAAGGAGACGGCACTCGAATCGGGAACCGACTTCGACGAACTCACCGGCGGTTCCTCGCGCACGCGCCTCGACGACTACGACCGCTGACGGTTCCCGCGCCGCCCGTCGTGCGCACGTCTGACGTGGAGTTAAGTGCCGGTCGTCCGTCGTCCCGAACGGGCGCGCACCGCCGGTTTCACTCCCCATCCTCCCCACTCGCGCGCCCCACGGTCCCCGCCCCGGCGGCCCTCCCTTTTCGTTTTCCGTTCGAGAGCTACGCCTCGGCTTGGAGCATCTCGCGGACGGTCGTGACCGCATCCGGGCGAGCCATGAGCGCGAGCTGGTCGCCCGCCTCGATCGCCGTTCTAGGTAGTGGAATCGTCATCGACTCGCCCGCCCGCCCGTGGGCGTACACCCGTGCTTCGTCGGGCACGTCGAGGGCGACGACCCGCTCGCCGACGACGGGCGACTCGTCGGGCACGGTGAGCGTGGCCGCCGAGAGCGTCTCGGTGATGTCGGCGAGCACGCTGAAATCCCCGCCCAGGAGGGCGGTCTTCGCGCTGGCTGCGCCGAGCTGTTCGGGGTAGATCAGTTCGTCGACACCCTCGCTGTACTCGCGGTAGACCTCCTCGGAGAACTCCTCGCTGATGCGGAGGACGGTGCGACAGCCGTGGTCGTTGGCGACCGCACAGACCGCGAAGTTGATCTCGGGGTCGCCAGTGAGTCCGCCGACCGCGTCGGCTCCATCGAGGTCGGCCGCCGCCAGCACCTCCGTCGCGGCACCGTCACCCTCGACGACCGTGAACCCGTCCTCGCGGGCGCGTTCGACTTTCGCCGGGTCGTTCTCGACGACGACGACCTCGTGGCCCTCCGTGGCGAGGAGGTCGGCCGTCCGGATGCCGACGCGGCCATACCCAACGATGACATATCTCATGACCAACGTAGCAGGTCGGGGGTGAAAACCTTGTCTGCTCTCGACACCTGAGATCGATCGGCGAGCGTGAGACGGGTGTGGACGACGAACGGGCGATACGCAGGATATGCATATGCCTGACCAAAGGCTATGTATCGACCCCGAGTACGAACGGCCGATGACACGCATCGCCATCACCGGCGCGGCGGGTGGAGTCGGTCGAACGCTGCTGGAGGGCTTTTCCGACCACGACGTGACGCCACTGACCTACGACGAGCAAGACGACATGGATAGCATCGTCTGTGACGTTCTCGACCGCGAGGCGTTCACGGAGGCGCTCGCCGGACAGGATGTTCTGATTCACCTCGCGGGCAACGCCTCGGCGTACGCCGACTGGAGCGAGGTGCGCGAGGTCAACATCGACGGCGTCTACAACGCCTACGAGGCCGCCGTCGCCAACGGTCTCGACCGCGTGGTCTACGCGAGTTCGAACCACGCGGTGAACATGGCCGACGTCACCGACCCGAGCGAACCCGAGACCATGCAGCCCGATGCACCGACGGTGTTCGCCGACACCGACGCGCGACCCGATTCCTATTATGGCATCACGAAAGTCGCCGGCGAGGCCATCGGCAACTACTACGCCGTCCGCCACGGCATCGAAGCCGTCCACGCCCGCATCGGCTGGCTGATGGATCGCGAGGAGCTGGTGGATACCCAAGAGAACCCCGACCACGAGTATCCGGAGGCGTACGCCCGCTTCGCCCGCGCGATGTGGCTCAGTCCGCGCGACTGCCGGGACCTCATCGAACGGGCCGCCACGGCGGACCTCCCCGAGAACCCAGTGACCGCTCACGGCGTCTCCAGAAACGACGAACGGTATCTCTCGCTGACCGAGACCCAGCGCGCGCTCGGCTACCGACCACGGGACAACGCTGGCGAGGCGCTCGACGGCTGACGAAGCGCCGCTGTCTGTGAATTAGAGTCTGCGCCGCAGGCGCAAGCCTAGGCCGGGATTTGAACCCGGGGTCTCGTCCTTACCAAGGACGCGCTTTACCGCTAAGCTACCCAGGCAGGCATTCCTGCCTACCGCCGAGCCGTCTTTATCCGTTTCGGTTCACGAGTCGGTCGCCGACGTGCGCGCACCGGTATCGGCCGACTCGAACGCTGCGCTCGCCCGCCGGGCGAGTGCGTCGCGCGTCGCGGCGTCGAACAGCGCCTCGGCGGCGGGAAGGTGGGTCGAATCCTCGGCAGCGAGGTTGGCGACGAACTCGCGGTAGTTGGCCGACGGATGGCCGTCGACGGCCGTGGTGCCGGCGACGGCGGCGAGGCGGAAGACGTCGGCTTCGAGGCGGTGCTCGTCGAGCCCACTGGTGCGGTCGCGGCCGAAATTCCGTACTGTTTCGACGGCGC
This region of Halococcus sediminicola genomic DNA includes:
- a CDS encoding adenosylhomocysteinase; the protein is MTTEPITARLAEPESARESGRQKIDWARQHMPICAALREEFEETQPLDGERLGMAMHVEATTAVLTETLAAAGAEVAITGCNPLSTHDDVSAALDAQEGITSYAERGVADDDYYAAIEAVISHEPTITVDDGMDMVAAIHDDHPELIDSILGGCEETTTGVHRLRAMDDDDALDYPVFAVNDTPMKRLFDNVHGTGESSLAAIAMTTNLSWAGKTVVVAGYGFCGRGVAKKAAGQNANVVVTEVDPRRALEAHMEGYEVLPMEEAAAEGDVFITTTGNRDVLTGEHFERMNDGALLANAGHFDIEIDLDALSELADTSREARPGVREYELSDGRRLNVLAEGRLVNLAAPVALGHPVEVMDQSFGVQAVCVRELTNEEYSAGVHDVPDELDREVAEIKLDAEDLAIDELSSVQTEYMGSWDHGT
- the hjc gene encoding Holliday junction resolvase Hjc codes for the protein MSHAKGDRRERELVNRLDAAGFAVMRAPASGSATERELPDALAGDGETFYAIEAKSSSGNPIYLTGEEVEALVFFARNFGAKPRIGVRFDREDWYFFHPSDLHVTDGGNYRVKKETALESGTDFDELTGGSSRTRLDDYDR
- a CDS encoding potassium channel family protein; its protein translation is MRYVIVGYGRVGIRTADLLATEGHEVVVVENDPAKVERAREDGFTVVEGDGAATEVLAAADLDGADAVGGLTGDPEINFAVCAVANDHGCRTVLRISEEFSEEVYREYSEGVDELIYPEQLGAASAKTALLGGDFSVLADITETLSAATLTVPDESPVVGERVVALDVPDEARVYAHGRAGESMTIPLPRTAIEAGDQLALMARPDAVTTVREMLQAEA
- a CDS encoding NAD-dependent epimerase/dehydratase family protein; protein product: MTRIAITGAAGGVGRTLLEGFSDHDVTPLTYDEQDDMDSIVCDVLDREAFTEALAGQDVLIHLAGNASAYADWSEVREVNIDGVYNAYEAAVANGLDRVVYASSNHAVNMADVTDPSEPETMQPDAPTVFADTDARPDSYYGITKVAGEAIGNYYAVRHGIEAVHARIGWLMDREELVDTQENPDHEYPEAYARFARAMWLSPRDCRDLIERAATADLPENPVTAHGVSRNDERYLSLTETQRALGYRPRDNAGEALDG